Within the Acinonyx jubatus isolate Ajub_Pintada_27869175 chromosome E4, VMU_Ajub_asm_v1.0, whole genome shotgun sequence genome, the region GATAACCTCTAACACCAGCTAATAATTCAATCACCATATATGTCATACGTTAAGCTATAggattatttttcacatattctcATATGTTTAAGGACATAAGTAGcttgaaacagaataaagaagatgtCCAATGTAAAAAGTAATCGTATTTCTTGCTAGTGGTTAGATGCCTACACTCTCTCTGTGAATGGATGTCAAGGCCACCAAGACTGACATGCACAACCGGGCAGAACCCAAGTGCAGTCAGCTAGCTGACTTCTCAAGTACGTCCTCTGGCTCCCTGATTCCTGTCCTTTGGGGAAAAGTATCTGGAAAGTACTTTTGCTTAATGACATTTTCCTGGGTATTGTTCTAAGGCTCAGAGTAGTGATGAGAGGTTTGGGGcagatacacacacgcacacacacacacacacacatttatatgtatacacacatatatacatatacatacatatatatatatatatatgtatatgtatatatatatattctttttgaaagagagagagcatgagtggggaaggggcagagagagggggagagaggatccaaagcaggttctgccctgacagcagcaaacctgatgtggggcttgaactcacaaactgtgagatcatgacctgagccgaagttggactctcaaccaactaagccactcaggtgtccatatatatatatatatatatatatatatatatatagttatcaGTTGTATCCTAGACACTTTACCTGTGGTATACAGACCTTATCACTAACTCGCAAAATAACCttcaaaaaatagttttaacaAATGGTGAAATTAAGACTCAGAGAGTTTGAGTTCCTCACTAAAGATCATGTCATCAAAGTAACTGAATGAATTAGGATTTAAGCCCGCACGTATACAGTCAAAAACACGCTGTCCTCTACTATACCGGTGTTTTCCATTTCAATACACAAACAAATGGTATACATGCAATACCATTTAAGTGTAAATGGTACACGAAAAAAAAAACGGTTATTTTTTGTTCTAAAATGTATCTCaatattattcaatattattGTTTAGAATACGAGTAAAtgtatttacattaaatatttatcaaatttactGTATATTGACGTATAGTAGGTAAGGCCCAGATGTGACGAAATTCCTATGTATGGTATACAAACATCTGAGATTTGAAAACCACATTCCAATCTCTGGTTTCTGGCCGCATGTGGCTCCAGTGTGGTGGTTATGTAGACGCTGAGAGCCAGGCAACACTTGCCCCAGTTCTGTATCCCACGTAGAAAGGCACTCAACGCTTGACTTCTCATCTGTGGTGACTGGCGACCCCCTGGGTCACCGTACCTCATCTTCTCCCTTGGCCTGCCTTCCCCACCTTCATGTCAATAAGTATCCCTGACCTCTTCAACTGCCTCCTCACGGCCTCCTTAATATCCTTGTTGCGCAAGCTATAGACGAAGGGGTTGAGGAAAGGTGTGAGCACCGAGTAGATCACAGCCAGGGCGCGGTCATAGTCCAGTGAGTAGCTACTCTTCAGCCGCACATACATAAAGAGGATGCTCCCGTAGAAGATGAGAACCACGGTCAGGTGGGAGgcacaggtggagaaggccttGGTCTTGCCTGCAACTGAAGGAATCCTGAGCACCGTGCGGACGATCTGGACATAGGAGCTGAGGATCAACAGGAAGGTGGCCAGGATCTTGCAGGAGTTGATAGCAAAGTCCACTAGGACGTTGATAGATGTGTCGGTACAAGCCAAGCTCAGCACGGGCGGGAAATCACAAAAGATGTGCTGAATGCGATTGGGGCCACAGAAAGGGAGACGGGACACCAGGGAAATCTCAGCCACCGGCCCAGCCAGACCTCCCAGCCAACAGCCAACGGCGATCTTGGCGCAGCGTGCtggggtcatgagggtggagtagTGGAGGGGCCGGCAGATGGCTAAATACCTGTCATAAGCCATAGCTGTGAGGAGATAGCACTCAGTGGCCCCAAGAGAGTGAAAGAAGTAGATTTGCAGGAGGCATCCGGAGAAAGAAATGGTCTTCTCCTCCCTGAGCAGGTTCGACAGCATCTTGGGGACGGTGGCAGCTGTGTAGCCAAGCTCCAGCAGGGAGA harbors:
- the LOC106987120 gene encoding olfactory receptor 6N1; its protein translation is MDAGNWSQVTEFIILGFPHLQGIQAYLFVLLLLIYLTTVLGNLLVFLVVRLDSQLHTPMYHFVSILSLLELGYTAATVPKMLSNLLREEKTISFSGCLLQIYFFHSLGATECYLLTAMAYDRYLAICRPLHYSTLMTPARCAKIAVGCWLGGLAGPVAEISLVSRLPFCGPNRIQHIFCDFPPVLSLACTDTSINVLVDFAINSCKILATFLLILSSYVQIVRTVLRIPSVAGKTKAFSTCASHLTVVLIFYGSILFMYVRLKSSYSLDYDRALAVIYSVLTPFLNPFVYSLRNKDIKEAVRRQLKRSGILIDMKVGKAGQGRR